Part of the Nitrosophilus alvini genome, TCTAAGCCCACCTATATGGAGATATCCTGTAGGACTGGGAGCAAATCTGGTAACAACCATAAAAATCCTTTTATATATTTTAATCCTGGCTTTATTTTAATCAATTATTAGTTAAAAGGTGGTAAAATCAGCAACTAACATAATTTAACAGGAGAAAACGGTAATGAAAGAGATAATTGAAAAACTGTGGGAAGAGAGAGAAAGCATAAATACAAACTCAAAAGCAGAAATAAAAGATGCCATACAGCAAACAGTTGCGATGCTTGACCGCGGAGAGCTTAGGGTTGCCGAGAAGCAAAATGGCGAATGGAAGGTAAATGAATGGGCAAAAAAAGCGGTTCTGCTCTATTTCAAAATAACAGATAACAAAATTCTTGACGCAGATAATACAAATGTATATTTCGATAAAGTTCCTACAAAGTTTGCCGGCTGGAGCGAAGATGACTTCAGAGAGGGAGGTTTCAGGGTTGTTCCGGGAGCGATAGTAAGATACGGAACGTTTATAGGCAAAAATGCAATACTTATGCCAAGTTTTACCAATATCGGAGCATATGTAGACGAAGGAACAATGGTCGATACCTGGGCTACAGTGGGAAGCTGCGCCCAGATAGGAAAAAACTGCCATCTCAGCGGAGGGGTAGGTATAGGCGGGGTTCTTGAACCTCTTCAGGCAAATCCGGTTATCATAGAAGATAATGTATTTATAGGTGCAAGAAGCGAAATAGCCGAAGGGGTTATTGTCAGAGAAGGAAGCGTAATATCCATGGGATGCTATATAGGCGCGAGTACAAAGATATATAACAGAGCAACCGGAGAGATTTTATACGGTGAAATTCCTCCTTATAGTGTTGTAGTGCCCGGAACCCTTACCAGCAGTGACGGAAAAACACAGACTTATGCCGTAATTATCGTAAAACAGGTAGACGAAAAAACAAGAAGCAAAACATCCATCAACGACCTTTTGAGAAGCTGATGGCTTTTGAAAAAATCGGGCGCCTTTAAAAATATATTTAGCCCATACATCTATATCGATTGAAGGACTTTT contains:
- the dapD gene encoding 2,3,4,5-tetrahydropyridine-2,6-dicarboxylate N-succinyltransferase, with product MKEIIEKLWEERESINTNSKAEIKDAIQQTVAMLDRGELRVAEKQNGEWKVNEWAKKAVLLYFKITDNKILDADNTNVYFDKVPTKFAGWSEDDFREGGFRVVPGAIVRYGTFIGKNAILMPSFTNIGAYVDEGTMVDTWATVGSCAQIGKNCHLSGGVGIGGVLEPLQANPVIIEDNVFIGARSEIAEGVIVREGSVISMGCYIGASTKIYNRATGEILYGEIPPYSVVVPGTLTSSDGKTQTYAVIIVKQVDEKTRSKTSINDLLRS